One Streptomyces sp. R28 DNA window includes the following coding sequences:
- a CDS encoding cytochrome P450 has translation MPLSQQLPLIGVEQPSILAFSDIRLCLQEQAPVCRILTPAGDEGWLVTRHAEVKALLQDHRLGRSHKDPQNAPRFFRNPMLDMLVTSDDVETERRAHENKRVLYTKSFAARKVLDRRSRVEAIAHARLDGIIAAGPTTDLHESYSMEYSQQALCDMVGVPAEDRRRLLAMMDTVGDTDRQHAESGMDALFGYAAELGAKRRDEPGDDVISRFIDSGLTDEEIGLHTVTLLFTGLSGLASHLDFGVLLFLRNPDQLALAMADPNVMVRAVDEVMRATIGSPVLPRYASEDIEIGGVTIAEGDLVMLDFSLANHDARAFEEPSRFDVTRTPNPHFTFGHGMRHCTGAPLVRIILAVAYTALFSRLPSLRLAVPEAELESHPGGRLAGGLARFPVTW, from the coding sequence ATGCCTCTCTCACAGCAACTGCCCCTGATCGGGGTCGAACAGCCCTCGATCCTCGCCTTCAGCGACATCCGCCTGTGTCTGCAGGAACAGGCCCCCGTGTGCCGCATCCTCACGCCCGCCGGCGACGAGGGGTGGCTGGTGACCCGCCACGCCGAGGTCAAGGCGCTGCTGCAGGACCACCGCCTCGGCCGCTCGCACAAGGATCCGCAGAACGCGCCCCGGTTCTTCCGCAACCCGATGCTGGACATGCTCGTCACCAGCGACGACGTGGAGACCGAGCGGCGCGCCCACGAGAACAAGCGTGTCCTGTACACCAAGAGCTTCGCCGCCCGGAAGGTCCTCGACCGCCGCTCCCGCGTCGAGGCGATCGCGCACGCCAGGCTCGACGGGATCATCGCCGCCGGCCCGACCACGGACCTGCACGAGTCCTACTCGATGGAGTACTCCCAGCAGGCGCTGTGCGACATGGTCGGCGTCCCCGCAGAGGACCGCCGGCGGCTGCTCGCCATGATGGACACCGTCGGCGACACCGACCGGCAGCACGCCGAGTCCGGCATGGACGCCCTGTTCGGCTACGCCGCCGAGCTGGGCGCCAAACGCCGTGACGAACCCGGCGACGACGTGATCTCCCGCTTCATCGACTCCGGTCTCACCGACGAGGAGATCGGACTGCACACGGTCACGCTGCTGTTCACCGGCCTGTCCGGGCTCGCCTCCCACCTCGACTTCGGGGTGCTGCTGTTCCTGCGCAACCCCGACCAGCTCGCCCTCGCCATGGCCGACCCGAACGTCATGGTCCGGGCGGTCGACGAGGTCATGCGCGCCACGATCGGCAGCCCCGTGCTGCCCCGGTACGCGAGCGAGGACATCGAGATCGGCGGGGTCACCATCGCCGAGGGCGACCTGGTGATGCTCGACTTCTCGCTGGCCAACCACGACGCCCGCGCCTTCGAGGAGCCGTCCCGCTTCGACGTCACCCGCACGCCCAACCCGCACTTCACGTTCGGGCACGGCATGCGGCACTGCACGGGCGCGCCGCTGGTGCGCATCATCCTGGCCGTCGCCTACACCGCGCTGTTCTCCCGCCTGCCCTCGCTGCGCCTCGCGGTGCCGGAGGCGGAACTGGAGTCGCACCCCGGCGGCCGGCTGGCCGGCGGCCTGGCGAGGTTCCCCGTCACCTGGTGA